A window of Rufibacter sp. LB8 contains these coding sequences:
- a CDS encoding sodium:alanine symporter family protein, translating to MEKLIADINAIVWSNALIILCLGTGVYFSVRTGFLQVRYFKEMIRLLFNNTSSANGISSFQAFAVAIAGRVGTGNIAGVATAIAMGGPGAIFWMWMIAFLGSASAFMEATLGQIYKEVKDGQYRGGPAFYIEKGLGVKWYAVVFAVATIVSMVVLLPGVQSNSIALGITKAFAIPPAITGGAVTLALGLIIFGGVKRIGKVAEVLVPFMAGAYILMAVIIIFMNIGQVPEVFSLIIRSAFNLEPAFAGVFGMAVSWGVKRGIYSNEAGQGTAPHAAAAAEVSHPVKQGLVQAFSVYVDTLFVCTATAFMILFTGQYNVVNPAGGFLVEHLPGVPTGSEFTQQAVNTHFPALGGGFVAIALLLFAFTTIMAYYYIAETNLSYLMRKGTNKWMLWGLRVLILGATFYGTIKTAESAWALGDIGVGVMAWLNIVAILLLQKPAMRALKDYQTQRKAGLDPVFNAEKLGIKNTEEWR from the coding sequence ATGGAAAAACTAATTGCCGATATCAATGCTATTGTTTGGAGCAATGCCTTGATTATTCTTTGCCTGGGCACAGGTGTTTACTTTTCTGTGAGAACGGGTTTTCTGCAGGTGCGCTATTTCAAGGAGATGATTCGCCTGCTTTTTAATAATACGAGTTCTGCTAATGGTATCAGTTCTTTCCAGGCCTTTGCTGTGGCTATTGCCGGGCGTGTGGGTACGGGTAACATTGCCGGCGTGGCCACCGCCATTGCCATGGGTGGCCCCGGTGCCATATTCTGGATGTGGATGATTGCGTTTCTGGGCAGTGCCTCGGCGTTTATGGAGGCCACGCTAGGTCAGATCTACAAAGAGGTGAAAGACGGGCAGTACCGGGGTGGACCTGCCTTCTACATTGAAAAAGGACTAGGTGTAAAATGGTATGCCGTGGTTTTTGCGGTAGCTACCATTGTGAGCATGGTGGTACTGTTACCGGGAGTGCAAAGCAACAGTATTGCCTTGGGCATCACCAAAGCGTTTGCTATTCCGCCAGCCATCACAGGCGGTGCCGTTACCCTTGCTTTGGGGCTCATCATCTTTGGCGGCGTGAAGAGAATAGGCAAAGTGGCAGAAGTGCTGGTGCCTTTTATGGCGGGTGCCTATATCTTGATGGCGGTTATCATCATCTTCATGAACATTGGCCAGGTGCCAGAAGTCTTTAGCTTAATTATACGTTCTGCCTTCAACCTGGAACCTGCCTTTGCCGGTGTTTTTGGCATGGCCGTTTCCTGGGGCGTGAAAAGAGGCATCTACTCTAATGAAGCCGGACAGGGCACTGCGCCCCATGCCGCCGCCGCCGCGGAGGTCAGTCACCCAGTAAAACAGGGTTTGGTGCAGGCGTTCTCTGTGTACGTAGACACGCTCTTTGTCTGTACCGCCACCGCGTTTATGATTTTGTTTACCGGCCAATACAATGTGGTGAACCCAGCAGGTGGCTTTCTGGTAGAGCATTTGCCCGGCGTGCCCACTGGTTCTGAGTTTACCCAGCAAGCGGTGAACACGCACTTCCCGGCCTTGGGCGGTGGGTTTGTGGCCATTGCGCTACTGCTCTTCGCGTTTACCACCATCATGGCTTATTACTACATAGCCGAAACCAACCTGAGTTACCTCATGCGCAAAGGCACCAACAAATGGATGCTCTGGGGCTTACGTGTCCTTATTCTGGGTGCTACTTTTTACGGTACCATCAAAACCGCCGAGTCTGCCTGGGCCCTGGGCGATATTGGCGTAGGCGTCATGGCCTGGCTCAACATTGTGGCCATTCTATTGCTTCAAAAACCTGCCATGCGCGCCCTCAAAGATTACCAGACCCAGCGGAAAGCAGGGTTAGATCCGGTGTTTAATGCGGAGAAATTGGGGATTAAGAATACCGAGGAATGGCGGTAG
- a CDS encoding phosphoheptose isomerase, whose product MTTTDQKQAVFQEIEQTLKGQGFTIVSQDPHRPWGGFFVMAEDQAQKFAETYFEGLNVEGLRISGKLSPKILVVAPEKRLSWQYHHRRAEIWKVLRGPVGVVTSATNVEGELQELGPGALIRLQQSERHRLVGLREWGVLAEIWQHTDAHNPSNEDDIVRVQDDFGR is encoded by the coding sequence ATGACCACCACAGATCAAAAACAGGCGGTTTTCCAGGAAATAGAACAAACATTAAAGGGCCAGGGCTTCACCATTGTGAGCCAGGACCCGCACCGGCCTTGGGGAGGTTTTTTTGTGATGGCCGAAGACCAGGCGCAGAAATTTGCCGAGACCTATTTTGAGGGGCTGAACGTGGAAGGCCTGCGCATCTCCGGCAAACTGAGTCCCAAGATTTTGGTGGTGGCCCCAGAGAAACGCCTGTCCTGGCAATACCACCATCGCCGTGCCGAAATCTGGAAAGTGTTGCGTGGCCCGGTGGGTGTGGTGACCAGCGCTACTAATGTTGAAGGCGAATTACAGGAATTAGGGCCCGGAGCGTTGATCAGGCTGCAGCAGTCTGAGCGCCACCGCCTGGTGGGCCTGCGGGAATGGGGCGTTCTGGCCGAGATCTGGCAGCACACAGATGCCCATAATCCCTCTAATGAAGATGATATTGTGCGGGTGCAGGACGATTTCGGAAGGTAA
- a CDS encoding universal stress protein has protein sequence MNTILVPTDFSANALNAIQYASDMASVVKGKVILFHALHELIISTPEEPNAVQPGVLLQEGYLGELEKISRTIRLEHGFRFEVECICEPAPLYQTLSKLVVQHQVDLVVMGTKGASTFLDKLIGTNTRIVMEEVPCPVLAIPANVQFQGFNSITYASDFEKDEAPYLQQLLALAKPMAAVIQVLNIKTEEELDLVSDQQVVTDIEETLAGHAYQLTQVQADTVLKGVQAFQKKNHTEVLAVALEKRTFWEGFFHKSVSAELAYASTVPFLTLPALPYQQKKKNASATSQPGAFC, from the coding sequence ATGAACACCATTCTGGTCCCCACCGATTTTTCTGCCAACGCCTTGAACGCCATTCAATATGCTTCTGACATGGCCAGCGTGGTAAAAGGCAAGGTTATTCTGTTCCATGCGCTGCATGAATTGATCATTTCCACGCCAGAGGAGCCCAATGCCGTGCAACCCGGGGTTTTGCTACAGGAAGGCTATTTAGGCGAGTTGGAGAAAATCTCCCGCACCATTAGGTTGGAGCATGGCTTTAGATTTGAGGTGGAGTGTATCTGTGAGCCCGCGCCCCTGTACCAAACCCTGAGTAAATTGGTGGTGCAGCACCAGGTAGATTTGGTGGTGATGGGTACCAAAGGCGCCAGCACGTTCCTAGACAAACTGATTGGCACCAACACCCGCATTGTCATGGAAGAAGTGCCCTGCCCTGTGTTGGCCATTCCGGCTAATGTGCAGTTTCAGGGGTTTAACAGCATTACCTACGCCTCAGATTTTGAGAAAGACGAAGCGCCCTACCTGCAGCAACTCTTGGCGCTTGCCAAACCCATGGCGGCGGTCATTCAGGTCCTGAACATTAAAACCGAAGAGGAACTGGATTTAGTGTCTGACCAGCAGGTAGTAACAGACATAGAGGAAACGCTGGCGGGCCACGCCTACCAACTAACCCAGGTGCAAGCCGACACGGTACTGAAAGGCGTGCAAGCGTTTCAGAAAAAGAACCACACTGAAGTATTGGCGGTAGCCCTGGAAAAACGCACGTTCTGGGAAGGCTTCTTCCACAAAAGCGTTTCTGCTGAGTTGGCCTATGCCAGCACCGTACCGTTCCTGACTTTACCGGCCCTGCCCTACCAGCAGAAGAAGAAAAACGCCTCCGCCACCAGCCAGCCTGGCGCTTTCTGTTAA
- a CDS encoding multidrug effflux MFS transporter, which produces MTRKQYILIILILGALSTISPFSIDMYLPGFPAIAQDLNTSIATIQLSLTAYFVGISVGQLLYGPLLDRFGRKYPLYAGLLVYIVASVGCAYADSPDMLIAMRFLQAIGGCAGMVAAQALVRDLFPVTETAKVFSWLILVIAVSPMIAPTVGGYMTAAFGWPSVFLALGVITLLIMVGVYFALPEGRKGDPGMSLKPKAVLGNFSKVLQNPQFLVFTLVGGIASAAPYAYIAGSPDVFMNIYKVSEQEYGWIFAFLSIALIGSPQLNHILLRRLSSEQIINVALVYQMVVGAVMVLGVYNGWFGKTSLIAVLFLFMLGQGLTAPNASALSIAPFSKYVGSASALGGSFRMGMGALVSAVVSMFHNGTALPMVTVMTLCTLVGIVLYFLGRGSSRAYTKAVEAGTVTEV; this is translated from the coding sequence ATGACCAGAAAACAATATATCCTCATCATCCTTATCCTGGGGGCGCTCAGCACCATCTCGCCCTTTTCCATTGACATGTACCTGCCGGGGTTTCCGGCCATTGCCCAGGACCTGAACACGTCCATTGCCACCATCCAACTGTCGTTGACCGCTTATTTTGTCGGTATTTCAGTGGGGCAGTTGCTCTACGGGCCTTTGCTGGACCGGTTCGGGCGGAAGTACCCGCTGTACGCCGGTCTGTTGGTGTACATCGTCGCCTCGGTGGGCTGTGCCTATGCAGATTCCCCGGACATGCTCATTGCCATGCGTTTTCTGCAGGCCATTGGCGGGTGCGCGGGCATGGTGGCGGCGCAGGCCCTGGTGCGTGATTTGTTTCCGGTCACCGAGACGGCCAAAGTGTTTTCCTGGCTTATTCTGGTCATTGCCGTGTCACCCATGATTGCCCCAACCGTGGGCGGGTACATGACGGCGGCGTTTGGGTGGCCCTCGGTTTTTCTGGCCCTGGGCGTGATTACGTTACTCATTATGGTGGGCGTGTATTTTGCCCTGCCCGAAGGCCGGAAAGGTGACCCCGGCATGTCATTGAAGCCAAAGGCGGTGTTGGGGAATTTTTCAAAGGTGCTGCAGAACCCGCAGTTTCTGGTGTTTACCTTGGTGGGCGGCATTGCTTCGGCGGCGCCGTACGCCTACATTGCCGGTTCCCCAGATGTGTTCATGAACATATACAAGGTGAGCGAGCAGGAGTACGGCTGGATTTTCGCGTTTCTGTCCATTGCCCTCATCGGCTCGCCGCAGTTGAACCACATTTTGCTCCGCCGGCTTTCCAGCGAACAAATTATCAACGTGGCTTTGGTTTACCAGATGGTGGTGGGGGCGGTGATGGTACTGGGCGTGTACAACGGGTGGTTCGGGAAAACCAGTTTGATTGCGGTGCTGTTCCTGTTCATGCTGGGACAGGGGCTCACGGCGCCCAACGCCTCGGCCTTGTCCATTGCGCCTTTCTCCAAATACGTGGGCAGCGCCTCTGCACTGGGCGGAAGTTTCAGGATGGGCATGGGCGCCCTAGTGTCTGCCGTGGTGAGTATGTTTCATAATGGCACCGCCCTGCCCATGGTGACCGTCATGACCCTGTGTACTTTGGTAGGCATTGTGCTGTACTTTCTGGGCCGGGGCTCTTCCAGAGCCTACACCAAAGCCGTGGAAGCCGGTACCGTGACGGAGGTGTAA
- the xrtN gene encoding exosortase N → MQFLLKAPVKYSVPLKLLLAAGFLLVAGITLRYYLQWNLPFLLAFALIPLVAQNAPRQAVPPVIITLTAVFIGLTAILKLNTIFYVAFLLAGWVAAQTLFGIAGRLPLLLLLVSSPIFVYVTDIWSFPLRLKLSGWAAQLLSPLYKSATSQGNLILLNGQEFSVDPACAGLSMLSFSLLLAVAVLAQFQKQYQFRWAWWELILMLLCMVLLNVASNLIRIVLLVQFKIMPQDALHEIMGLLCLLVYAVVPFYAVAKWLAKRQRQHKLFPQQPPASSVSRAALALNFFLLAGLTFAGYQVLTRPTVEASPLVQTKAGFTVESMPNNVQKWTNGEMLVYLKSTRRFYTVEHHPFICWQGSGYEFTNVQQQVVANKLVYLATLNNGTDTLYTAWWMDNGQQQTIDQLDWRWRMLKGEPPYYLVNITAATSAKLEASVKAWQLSMKQ, encoded by the coding sequence ATGCAATTCCTACTAAAAGCACCTGTCAAATATTCTGTGCCGCTGAAACTTCTTTTGGCGGCAGGTTTCTTGTTGGTAGCTGGGATCACCTTGCGCTATTATCTGCAATGGAATCTGCCGTTTCTGCTGGCATTTGCATTAATACCACTGGTAGCGCAAAATGCTCCGCGCCAAGCGGTTCCACCTGTCATAATCACCCTGACTGCCGTTTTTATTGGGTTGACCGCCATATTGAAATTAAATACCATTTTTTATGTAGCCTTCTTATTGGCGGGGTGGGTGGCGGCGCAGACGCTCTTTGGCATAGCAGGGAGATTGCCTTTGCTGTTGTTGCTGGTAAGTTCACCCATCTTTGTGTATGTCACTGACATTTGGAGCTTCCCGCTTAGATTGAAGTTGTCAGGGTGGGCGGCCCAGCTACTTTCACCGCTCTACAAATCGGCGACGTCGCAAGGGAACCTAATTCTGCTGAACGGTCAGGAATTCTCCGTGGACCCTGCCTGCGCAGGTTTGAGCATGCTTTCTTTTTCCCTTTTGCTGGCGGTGGCGGTTTTGGCACAATTTCAGAAACAGTACCAATTCAGGTGGGCGTGGTGGGAGTTGATTTTGATGCTCTTATGCATGGTACTCCTCAATGTAGCCAGCAACCTCATTAGAATTGTGCTCCTGGTCCAATTCAAGATCATGCCCCAAGACGCGCTGCATGAAATAATGGGGTTGCTCTGCTTGTTGGTGTATGCCGTTGTACCGTTTTATGCTGTAGCGAAATGGCTTGCCAAGCGTCAAAGACAACACAAATTATTTCCACAGCAGCCTCCGGCATCTTCAGTTTCCAGGGCGGCCTTGGCTCTCAACTTCTTTTTGCTGGCCGGCCTAACTTTTGCGGGGTATCAGGTTTTGACGAGGCCTACAGTAGAGGCTAGCCCATTGGTTCAGACCAAAGCTGGGTTTACCGTAGAAAGCATGCCCAACAATGTGCAGAAATGGACCAATGGGGAAATGCTTGTTTACTTAAAATCTACCAGAAGATTTTACACGGTAGAGCATCATCCGTTTATCTGCTGGCAAGGCAGCGGCTATGAATTCACCAATGTGCAGCAACAAGTAGTAGCTAATAAACTTGTTTACCTTGCCACCCTGAATAACGGCACAGACACCCTTTACACCGCCTGGTGGATGGACAATGGACAACAGCAAACAATTGACCAACTGGACTGGCGCTGGCGCATGCTAAAAGGGGAACCTCCCTATTATTTGGTAAATATTACCGCGGCCACCTCTGCCAAATTAGAAGCATCTGTCAAAGCTTGGCAGCTTTCTATGAAACAGTAA